The Corvus cornix cornix isolate S_Up_H32 chromosome 12, ASM73873v5, whole genome shotgun sequence genome includes a window with the following:
- the GP9 gene encoding platelet glycoprotein IX, with protein MELLAVLGCALWVLLPGVLPEECPSPCGCTSLGEARGTRVDCGSRGLRSLPALPRLARSLHLHNNSLASIPAGALDSLGRLQELELWDNPWHCDCHILYLKLWLEDFSAPALARLRCASPAHLRMKPLGQLTGNELGGCMTLLPTKCLQFFWRDLVLIAGVIITLILVALALKFSKKLVCQLTLGGRRLRRHISKTHKTQ; from the coding sequence ATGGAGCTGCTGGCcgtgctgggctgtgccctgtgggtgctgctgccgGGGGTCCTGCCTGAGGAGTGTCCATCCCCCTGTGGCTGCACGTCCCTGGGGGAGGCGCGGGGGACACGCGTGGACTGCGGCTCGCGGGGGCTGCGCTCGCtgcccgccctgccccgcctCGCCCGCAGCCTGCACCTGCACAACAACAGCCTGGCCTCCATCCCCGCCGGGGCCCTGGACAGCCTGGGCcgcctgcaggagctggagctctgggaCAACCCCTGGCACTGCGACTGCCACATCCTGTACCTCAAGCTGTGGCTGGAGGATTTCTCCGCGCCCGCGCTCGCCCGGCTCAGGTGCGCCAGTCCCGCTCACCTGAGGATGAAGCCCCTGGGGCAGCTAACGGGGAATGAGCTGGGGGGTTGTATGACGCTTCTCCCAACCAAGTGTCTTCAGTTCTTCTGGCGAGACCTCGTTTTAATTGCTGGAGTGATAATTACTCTTATTTTAGTAGCATTGGCTCTAAAATTCTCCAAGAAGCTGGTCTGCCAGCTCACCCTCGGGGGCCGGCGGCTGAGGAGGCACATCTCCAAAACGCACAAGACACAGTGA